From the Rhinoderma darwinii isolate aRhiDar2 chromosome 12, aRhiDar2.hap1, whole genome shotgun sequence genome, one window contains:
- the LOC142664672 gene encoding germ cell nuclear acidic protein-like: MSNKKRKRRFIIESDTEDAGSDDQLLVKKKCREIFESDTQDSGSDENLHQSHPPIPRSPSSLEDDDGFFGPSLLHIESEPNSPLSFVQKETRRQERPINNCFLRDLTSPRSKYVTNFHQHKQELTRRLYEFYNQSVFDNQLPEHMDISWNKRLRKTCGRTGFLNNNEDRSAIIQLSDKVCDSAERVKNTLIHEMCHAACWIIDGRAEDCHGRLWKFYCEEANLAHPELPPITQHHDYEIHYPVVYECSGCQFRVGRWTESLDTERFLCGSCHNKMVLVTKN; this comes from the exons ATGTCAAATAAAAAGCGCAAACGTCGCTTTATTATCGAATCTGATACAGAGGACGCCGGCAGTGATGACCAG TTACTGGTCAAGAAAAAGTGCCGTGAGATTTTTGAGTCGGACACACAGGACAGCGGCAGTGATGAGAATCTACATCAG TCTCACCCGCCTATTCCAAGGTCTCCAAGTAGCCTTGAGGATGATGATGGTTTCTTTGGTCCTTCCCTGTTACATATAGAGTCAG AGCCCAATTCTCCACTCAGCTTCGTGCAGAAGGAGACAAG GAGACAGGAGCGTCCCATCAATAACTGTTTCCTGAGAGACCTGACTTCTCCCAGATCCAAATATGTGACCAATTTCCATCAGCACAAACAGGAGCTGACAAGACGTCTGTACGAGTTCTACAACCAGAGCGTCTTTGACAATCAG CTTCCTGAACACATGGACATCAGCTGGAATAAAAGGCTGAGAAAAACATGCGGTCGCACCGGCTTCCTTAATAACAATGAGGATCGCAGCGCCATTATCCAACTATCGGACAAAGTCTGCGATTCTGCAG AACGAGTTAAAAACACATTGATCCATGAGATGTGTCACGCTGCCTGCTGGATCATCGATGGACGAGCGGAGGATTGCCATGGCCGGCTATGGAAGTTCTACTGTGAGGAGGCCAACCTGGCTCACCCTGAGCTGCCACCCATTACACAACACCATGATTATGAGATCCACTACCCGGTGGTCTATGAATGCTCAGGGTGCCAATTCAG AGTTGGACGATGGACAGAGTCTCTTGACACCGAGAGGTTTCTGTGTGGCTCCTGTCACAACAAGATGGTCCTCGTGACCAAGAACTGA